From a single Bacillus gobiensis genomic region:
- a CDS encoding ABC transporter ATP-binding protein produces MGTLSAEKLTLSYETATIINNISIEIPKGKISVLIGSNGCGKSTILKSLSRLLQPTGGSVFLDGKSIHSQPSKEVAKKLAILPQAPEAPEGLTVEELCNFGRHPHKKLFSKSSREDKEMVEWALAATGMTELKDRPLDSLSGGQRQRAWISMSLSQGTDLLLLDEPTTYLDIAHQIEVLDLLRTLNREHGRTIVMVLHDLNQAAQYGDYLISIADGEVYKAGAPEEIFTKDLFRDVFGLECCIMKNPLDQKPMCFPMGLCNRAKSCQMIEKNNEK; encoded by the coding sequence TTGGGGACACTTTCAGCAGAAAAGCTTACTCTTTCATACGAGACAGCTACCATCATAAACAATATATCAATTGAGATTCCAAAAGGGAAAATCAGTGTGCTAATCGGATCTAATGGCTGCGGCAAATCAACCATCCTAAAATCGCTTTCGAGACTCCTTCAGCCTACAGGAGGGTCTGTGTTTTTGGATGGGAAATCGATCCATAGCCAGCCGTCTAAGGAAGTGGCGAAAAAGCTTGCTATTCTTCCGCAAGCACCTGAGGCTCCAGAGGGATTAACAGTTGAGGAGCTCTGCAATTTTGGCAGGCATCCTCATAAGAAGCTGTTTTCAAAAAGCAGCCGGGAAGACAAGGAAATGGTCGAATGGGCACTAGCGGCAACCGGAATGACAGAGCTTAAGGACCGTCCATTGGACTCCCTATCCGGAGGACAGCGGCAGCGGGCATGGATCAGCATGTCTCTTTCGCAAGGGACTGACCTTCTGCTTCTGGATGAACCAACGACTTATCTTGATATTGCTCATCAAATTGAGGTTTTGGACCTTCTTAGGACATTAAACCGTGAACACGGGCGCACGATCGTCATGGTTCTTCACGATTTAAACCAAGCTGCGCAATATGGCGATTATTTGATTAGCATTGCGGATGGTGAAGTATACAAAGCAGGCGCTCCGGAAGAAATTTTCACAAAGGATCTTTTTCGTGACGTTTTCGGCCTTGAATGCTGTATTATGAAAAATCCGCTTGACCAGAAGCCGATGTGTTTCCCAATGGGGCTTTGCAATCGGGCAAAATCCTGTCAAATGATTGAAAAAAATAATGAAAAGTGA
- a CDS encoding DUF1659 domain-containing protein translates to MASAVLVESKIRLVFDKGTDGEGKPVTGGKTINNVKKDATPENLIVAAQAIASLQIHPLVDVERNDKQLLSN, encoded by the coding sequence ATGGCATCAGCAGTTTTGGTTGAGTCAAAAATCCGCCTTGTATTTGACAAGGGGACAGACGGGGAAGGAAAACCAGTCACTGGAGGCAAAACGATCAATAACGTAAAAAAGGACGCAACTCCTGAAAATCTGATCGTTGCAGCACAAGCTATTGCTTCCTTGCAAATTCATCCGCTTGTGGACGTGGAGCGAAATGACAAGCAATTGTTATCCAACTAA
- a CDS encoding DUF2922 domain-containing protein: protein MEKTVELQFLDELGKTVRISISEPKDQLTEAEIFTVMDSILTADVFFGSGGRLVAKKGARIVEKNTVDYEAS from the coding sequence ATGGAAAAAACGGTAGAGCTTCAATTTTTAGATGAGCTTGGAAAAACGGTTAGGATTTCGATTTCCGAACCGAAGGACCAGCTCACTGAAGCCGAAATTTTCACTGTAATGGATTCGATTCTTACAGCAGATGTATTCTTCGGAAGCGGCGGCCGGTTAGTCGCTAAAAAAGGCGCCCGTATCGTCGAGAAAAACACGGTTGATTATGAAGCAAGCTAA